Proteins encoded in a region of the Candidatus Poribacteria bacterium genome:
- a CDS encoding PmoA family protein, giving the protein MFEVKVNAKTHLVVQSDTGRCLGGVGANFYRPFVFPFYTPAGHTVVQEFAFDHPFHNGIFVGQGPVQVGEREAGFWASPPRRSWTDKVFEKLGRMDTQKEVEITPYTDGVQFVQNVIWRDENEEPLIDEIRTVNLYALDDATVCDMTSEKIASYGAATYPQTKFGSIGMRVEPRLLPVMGGIVLADSGRKGSVDVVHESESDYVAYQNVLTGHGQFGVFMSILDENIRGPWFIRDYGMALYNPTWTGPVSTPAGERWKVALRYVAYDGELTAGRAEKWCLL; this is encoded by the coding sequence ATGTTTGAAGTCAAAGTAAATGCGAAAACACATTTAGTTGTTCAAAGCGATACAGGGCGTTGTTTAGGTGGTGTCGGTGCTAATTTTTATCGTCCCTTCGTTTTTCCGTTCTATACGCCAGCAGGACATACCGTTGTTCAGGAGTTCGCCTTCGATCATCCGTTCCACAACGGTATTTTTGTTGGACAAGGACCCGTGCAGGTCGGCGAGAGGGAAGCAGGTTTTTGGGCATCACCGCCTCGCCGCTCTTGGACAGACAAGGTTTTTGAAAAACTGGGACGGATGGACACGCAAAAAGAGGTTGAGATTACCCCGTATACCGATGGTGTTCAGTTTGTTCAGAATGTTATCTGGCGGGATGAAAACGAAGAACCGTTAATTGACGAAATCCGCACTGTCAATCTTTACGCGCTTGATGATGCCACAGTCTGCGATATGACGAGCGAAAAGATTGCATCCTACGGTGCTGCGACATACCCACAGACGAAGTTTGGAAGCATTGGCATGCGTGTCGAGCCGAGACTTCTGCCTGTCATGGGCGGTATTGTCCTGGCGGACAGCGGACGTAAAGGGAGCGTTGATGTCGTTCATGAAAGCGAATCGGACTATGTTGCCTATCAGAACGTGCTAACCGGACACGGACAGTTTGGTGTTTTTATGTCAATCCTTGATGAGAATATTCGGGGTCCGTGGTTTATTCGGGATTATGGGATGGCACTTTATAACCCGACTTGGACGGGTCCCGTATCAACACCAGCAGGTGAGCGTTGGAAAGTTGCGCTTCGATACGTCGCTTATGATGGCGAATTAACGGCGGGAAGAGCCGAAAAATGGTGTCTGCTGTAG
- a CDS encoding ABC transporter permease has protein sequence MIVKKINIHWLATPVIILASAFVTNAIIMLLCHYNPLEAYQAAVSGAFGNSRKLGETLVKSTPFLMAGLSVAMAFRCGIWNIGAEGQFLIGALTATWFGTKLAPFFPQNTWIAVPICLCFATLAGGIWGLIPAVLKVTRGVNEVISTIMLNYVALHLVSLMIDGGPLQETAQRGPQSDRIVEWMFLPRLIPPHRVHLGIIIAVILAIILTFVLFRTAFGYQLRAVGEGAAAAEAAGISIVQNTLRVFFISGALAGLGGAIELTALTRRLFLNFSPGYGYTAIAVALLAKLNPLVTVAAALLFGALTTGSYSMQREVGISDKVTFIMQATILLFVIGYGSIQLFRKRATAQEQ, from the coding sequence ATGATAGTAAAAAAAATCAATATTCACTGGTTGGCAACACCTGTTATAATTCTCGCGAGTGCGTTTGTCACAAACGCCATTATAATGTTGCTATGTCATTATAACCCGTTAGAAGCTTACCAAGCAGCGGTGAGCGGTGCGTTCGGTAATAGTAGGAAATTGGGAGAGACATTGGTGAAGAGTACCCCGTTTCTGATGGCAGGACTCTCGGTTGCGATGGCGTTTCGGTGTGGGATATGGAATATTGGTGCTGAAGGACAATTTTTGATAGGGGCGTTAACGGCGACCTGGTTTGGGACGAAGCTCGCTCCATTTTTCCCTCAAAACACGTGGATTGCTGTACCCATCTGCCTCTGCTTTGCCACACTCGCAGGCGGAATATGGGGACTCATCCCTGCCGTCCTTAAAGTGACACGCGGTGTCAATGAAGTTATTAGTACGATTATGTTGAACTACGTCGCTCTCCATCTGGTGAGTCTGATGATAGATGGGGGTCCATTGCAGGAAACAGCGCAACGCGGTCCGCAGAGCGATCGGATCGTCGAGTGGATGTTTCTCCCACGGCTTATCCCACCGCATCGAGTTCACTTGGGTATTATCATCGCTGTAATATTGGCGATTATTCTCACGTTCGTTCTCTTTCGGACGGCGTTTGGGTACCAACTCCGCGCAGTCGGAGAGGGTGCTGCTGCAGCGGAAGCAGCGGGGATTTCGATTGTACAAAACACGCTCCGGGTCTTTTTTATCAGTGGTGCACTTGCAGGACTTGGTGGAGCGATTGAACTAACTGCGCTGACCCGTCGACTTTTTCTCAACTTTTCGCCCGGATACGGTTACACAGCAATTGCTGTTGCGCTGTTAGCGAAGTTGAATCCATTGGTGACGGTTGCTGCTGCCCTCCTGTTTGGCGCGCTGACAACCGGTTCGTATAGCATGCAACGCGAAGTGGGTATCTCTGACAAAGTAACGTTCATAATGCAAGCAACAATTCTGCTTTTCGTTATTGGTTATGGTTCTATCCAACTTTTCCGTAAGCGTGCGACTGCACAGGAACAGTAG
- a CDS encoding ABC transporter ATP-binding protein: MDKENILELRNVTKTFGDFVAVDSVDFALQAGEIHAILGENGAGKSTLMNLIYGIYQPSAGRIYVTDRENWRHRFRAKSPRDAIANGIGMVHQHFMLVENLTVAENIALALGQLKGKQKDRKDGSKNGRMDASQSSNLPRFLSSLPFRAFWFKKEDAIRITEELSERFGLAVDPTALVRTLSVGLKQRVEILKALAVDARILILDEPTAVLSPQEVEGFFTILRKLQADGRAIIFISHKMKEVLSISNRITVLRRGKKVYLGKTGALTARELAREMIGEEISEVERSASSHLESDPPDSVLQLSNLTVLGNRDEVAVSDVSMETCRGEIVGIAGVDGNGQRELAEAIMGLRHNASGTISILGANPKGINAVRHRGVGYIPEDRQTTGVIAAFSVTENLLLNVTHLENIAQWNILNQKKKRETTENLIADYDIRPPNPDIPTSALSGGNQQKIVIAREISLQPDLLIAVNPTRGLDVNAARYVHENLLAQRDEKKSVLLISTELDEVLLLSDRLYVMSRGKLIEATAERNNIEALGLLMTGEGL, encoded by the coding sequence ATGGACAAAGAAAACATCCTTGAACTTCGGAATGTTACGAAGACCTTCGGCGATTTTGTTGCTGTTGACAGTGTTGATTTTGCGCTCCAAGCCGGTGAAATCCACGCGATTTTAGGAGAAAATGGTGCAGGGAAGTCCACGCTGATGAATCTTATCTATGGTATTTACCAACCATCAGCGGGACGGATCTATGTTACGGATCGCGAAAACTGGCGGCACAGATTCCGAGCGAAGTCGCCGCGTGATGCGATTGCGAACGGTATTGGCATGGTGCACCAACACTTTATGTTGGTTGAAAATCTTACTGTCGCTGAGAATATCGCTTTAGCTCTTGGGCAATTAAAAGGAAAGCAGAAAGATCGGAAGGATGGATCGAAGAACGGAAGGATGGATGCTTCTCAGTCTTCCAATCTTCCACGCTTCCTGTCTTCTCTTCCATTCCGTGCTTTTTGGTTTAAGAAAGAGGATGCGATTCGTATTACTGAAGAGCTCTCGGAACGGTTCGGTTTAGCTGTAGATCCAACTGCGCTGGTCCGGACGCTTTCGGTAGGTTTGAAGCAGCGTGTAGAGATCCTTAAGGCACTTGCTGTTGATGCTCGGATTCTGATTCTCGACGAGCCGACAGCTGTCCTGAGTCCGCAAGAGGTTGAAGGCTTCTTTACAATTCTACGCAAACTCCAAGCTGATGGTCGCGCAATCATCTTCATTAGCCATAAAATGAAAGAGGTTTTGAGTATTAGTAATAGGATTACTGTCTTGCGACGCGGCAAGAAGGTGTACCTTGGTAAAACAGGGGCACTCACTGCACGAGAACTCGCGCGGGAAATGATTGGCGAAGAAATTAGTGAGGTTGAACGTTCAGCCAGTTCGCACCTCGAAAGCGATCCACCAGATAGCGTCCTACAGCTTTCAAACTTGACGGTACTCGGCAATCGGGATGAGGTTGCGGTGTCAGATGTCTCTATGGAGACGTGTCGCGGTGAGATCGTCGGTATTGCGGGTGTAGATGGCAATGGCCAGCGCGAACTCGCTGAGGCGATTATGGGTTTACGACACAATGCATCTGGCACGATAAGCATCTTGGGTGCTAACCCGAAAGGGATAAATGCAGTACGACATCGCGGTGTCGGCTATATCCCTGAGGATAGACAAACGACAGGTGTCATCGCAGCGTTTTCAGTTACGGAAAACCTCTTGTTAAACGTAACCCACTTAGAAAACATTGCTCAGTGGAATATCCTTAACCAGAAGAAAAAGCGTGAAACAACAGAAAACCTAATTGCTGATTATGACATCCGCCCCCCTAATCCTGATATTCCAACTTCTGCCCTCTCTGGCGGCAATCAACAGAAAATCGTCATCGCCAGGGAAATCTCACTTCAGCCCGACCTCCTTATCGCCGTCAATCCCACACGCGGTTTAGATGTCAACGCCGCTCGCTATGTACACGAGAATTTGTTGGCACAACGCGACGAAAAGAAGTCTGTCCTCTTAATCTCAACAGAACTGGACGAGGTACTGCTGCTGAGCGATCGACTTTATGTCATGTCGAGAGGTAAACTCATTGAAGCGACTGCAGAACGCAACAACATCGAGGCACTCGGATTATTAATGACGGGGGAAGGGTTATAA